A window from Gossypium raimondii isolate GPD5lz chromosome 7, ASM2569854v1, whole genome shotgun sequence encodes these proteins:
- the LOC128042539 gene encoding zinc finger BED domain-containing protein RICESLEEPER 2-like, translating into MLVELGIDKLFIVIVDNASSNDVAIGYLRKKFNPRGGLVQNGKYLHMRCMAHIVNLIVVEGLKEMNKSVERVRGAVRYVRQSPARLQKFKECVVVEKIECKKMLCLDVCTRWNSTYLMLDTAQNFERAFERFEEQDTNFRAELERGEGWPSVDDWDNVRNLRDFLEHFYELNSNIDFNVMAIKMKEKYDKYWGDIDKMNLLMFVACVLDPRQKLKYLEFALSEMSSSEKDCEMMQKLKESLYELFDEYKPPLHGTCSQSSVSTHVSIGEPQQKMKRRMQALYKKRELEICGEDKTSELDKYLAEANEEFVEDFDILLWWKRCVSYTGFYGCFRVRI; encoded by the exons ATGCTTGTTGAATTGGGGATTGATAAGTTGTTTATCGTTATCGTTGATAATGCAAGTTCAAATGATGTTGCTATTggttatttgagaaagaaatttaaccCTCGAGGGGGTttagttcaaaatggtaaatatcttCATATGAGATGCATGGCACAcattgtgaatttgattgttgttgaaggcttaaaggaaatgaataaatCTGTTGAACGTGTTAGGGGGGCTGTTAGATATGTGAGACAATCTCCAGCTAGATTACAAAAGTTTAAGGAGtgtgttgtggtggaaaagataGAGTGCAAGAAGATGTTGTGTCTTGATGTTTGTACTAGGTGGAACTCGACCTACTTAATGTTAGACACTGCTCAGAACTTTGAGAGAGCttttgagagatttgaggagcaaGATACAAATTTTAGGGCTGAACTTGAAAGGGGAGAGGGTTGGCCTAGTGTGGATGATTGGGATAATGTTAGAAACTTGAGGGATTTCTTGGAACACTTTTATGAA TTAAATAGTAATATTGATTTCAATGTTATGGCCATCAAGATGAAAGAGAAGTATGATAAGTATTGGGGTGATATTGATAAGATGAATTTGCTTATGTTTGTTGCTTGTGTTTTAGATCCTAGACAAAAACTAAAGTATCTTGAATTTGCACTTAGTGAAATGTCTAGTTCTGAAAAAGATTGTGAAATGATGCAAAAGTTGAAGGAATCTTTGTATGAATTGTTTGATgagtataagcctccacttcATGGTACTTGTAGCCAATCGAGTGTGTCAACACATGTTTCTATTGGTGAAccacaacaaaaaatgaaaaggcgAATGCAAGCTTTGTATAAAAAGCGTGAGTTGGAAATTTGTGGTGAGGATAAAACATCTGAGTTGGATAAATATCTAGCTGAGGCTAATGAAGAATTTGttgaagattttgatattttattgtggTGGAAA AGATGTGTTAGCTATACCGGTTTCTACGGTTGCTTCAGAGTCCGCATTTAG